A genomic stretch from Gymnogyps californianus isolate 813 chromosome 26, ASM1813914v2, whole genome shotgun sequence includes:
- the LOC127025965 gene encoding olfactory receptor 1020-like — protein MEKEEWDNRTSPVEFLLLGLSNVPKLQMPLFLLSLMIYMVTVFGNILIVVLVVADRHLHTPMYVFLGNFSSVEICYTSTILPRLLANFLTRDRSISAQGCMTQFFFFGCFAGTECYLLATMSYDRYLAICQPLLYASFMNWKVCLQLAAGSWLAGLLMSTIVTGQFSKLQFCGPNAIDHFFCDFAPLLELACSDTTVLRLVTFIICFLDVVFPFVFTLLSYICIIAVILRIPTTMGRQKAFSTCSCHLIVVTVFYGTLIVVYMIPRTASLRQLNKALSFFYTILTPMVNPLLYSLRNREVKGALGNALRKNCGLHRALILVEIHQE, from the coding sequence atggagaaagaggaatggGACAACCGGACATCACCAGTGGAGTTCCTCCTGCTGGGACTGAGTAATGTCCCCAAGCTTCAGatgcctctctttctcctctctctcatgATCTACATGGTGACCGTGTTTGGCAACATCCTCATTGTTGTGCTGGTGGTGGCAGATCGGCATCTTCACACTCCCATGTACGTCTTCCTGGGGAATTTCTCCAGTGTGGAAATCTGCTATACCTCCACTAtcctgcccaggctgctggcCAACTTCCTAACCAGGGACAGAAGCATTTCTGCTCAAGGCTGCATGacacagttctttttctttggctgttttgCAGGTACTGAGTGTTATCTTCTGGCCACCATGTCCTATGATCGGTACTTGGCCATATGTCAACCCCTGCTCTATGCAAGCTTCATGAACTGGAAGGTCTGCCTCCAGCTGGCGGCTGGGTCCTGGCTAGCAGGATTACTAATGTCTACCATAGTCACTGGACAATTTTCCAAGTTACAGTTCTGTGGTCCCAATGCAATTGATCACTTCTTCTGTGATTTTGCCCCATTGCTAGAGCTTGCCTGCAGTGACACCACGGTGCTTAGACTGGTTACTTTCATCATCTGCTTCCTGGATGTAGTCTTCCCATTTGTATTCACATTGCTATCCTATATCTGCATCATAGCTGTGATCCTGAGGATCCCAACCACCATGGGTAGGCAGAAGGCCTTCTCCACCTGCTCCTGTCACCTCATTGTGGTCACTGTTTTCTATGGTACCCTCATCGTTGTCTATATGATACCCAGGACAGCCTCACTGAGGCAGCTCAATAAAGCGCTCTCCTTTTTCTACACCATCCTCACACCCATGGTCAATCCACTCCTCTACAGCCTGCGGAACAGGGAGGTCAAGGGCGCTCTAGGAAATGCACTCAGAAAAAACTGTGGTCTGCATCGAGCGCTCATACTAGTTGAGATCCACCAGGAATAA
- the LOC127025963 gene encoding LOW QUALITY PROTEIN: olfactory receptor 1020-like (The sequence of the model RefSeq protein was modified relative to this genomic sequence to represent the inferred CDS: substituted 1 base at 1 genomic stop codon), whose amino-acid sequence MEKEEWDNRTSPVEFLLLGLSNVPKLQMPLFLLSLMIYMVTVFGNILTVVVVVANRHLHTPMYIFLGNFSSVEICYTSTILPRLLASFLTRDRSISAQGCMTQFFFFGCFAGTECYLLATMSYDRYLAICQPLLYASLMNWKVCLQLAAGSWLAGLLMSPIVTGQFSKLQFCGPNAIDHFFCDFAPLLELACSDTTVLRLVTFIIXFLDVVFPSVFTLVSYICIIAVILRIPTTMGRQKAFSTCSSHLIVVTVFYGTLIVVSMIPRTASLRQHNKALSFFYTILTPMVNPLLYSLRNREVKGALGNALRKLWSASSAHTS is encoded by the coding sequence atggagaaagaggaatggGACAACCGGACATCACCAGTGGAGTTCCTCCTGCTGGGACTGAGTAATGTCCCCAAGCTTCAGatgcctctctttctcctctctctcatgATCTACATGGTGACCGTGTTTGGCAACATCCTCActgttgtggtggtggtggcaaATCGGCATCTTCACACTCCCATGTACATCTTCCTGGGGAATTTCTCCAGTGTGGAAATCTGCTATACCTCCACTAtcctgcccaggctgctggcCAGCTTCCTAACCAGGGACAGAAGCATTTCTGCTCAAGGCTGCATGacacagttctttttctttggctgttttgCAGGTACTGAGTGTTATCTTCTGGCCACCATGTCCTATGATCGGTACTTGGCCATATGTCAACCCCTGCTCTATGCAAGCCTCATGAACTGGAAGGTCTGCCTCCAGCTGGCGGCTGGGTCCTGGCTAGCAGGATTACTAATGTCTCCCATAGTCACTGGACAATTTTCCAAGTTACAGTTCTGTGGTCCCAATGCAATTGATCACTTCTTCTGTGATTTTGCCCCATTGCTAGAGCTTGCCTGCAGTGACACCACGGTGCTTAGACTGGTTACTTTCATCATCTGATTCCTGGATGTAGTCTTCCCATCTGTATTCACATTGGTATCCTATATCTGCATCATAGCTGTGATCCTGAGGATCCCAACCACCATGGGTAGGCAGAAGGCCTTCTCCACCTGCTCCTCTCACCTCATCGTGGTCACTGTTTTCTATGGTACCCTCATCGTTGTCTCTATGATACCCAGGACAGCCTCACTGAGGCAGCACAATAAAGCGCTCTCCTTTTTCTACACCATCCTCACACCCATGGTCAATCCACTCCTCTACAGCCTGCGGAACAGGGAGGTCAAGGGCGCTCTAGGAAATGCACTCAGAAAACTGTGGTCTGCATCGAGCGCTCATACTAGTTGA